The proteins below come from a single Manduca sexta isolate Smith_Timp_Sample1 chromosome 3, JHU_Msex_v1.0, whole genome shotgun sequence genomic window:
- the LOC115442311 gene encoding facilitated trehalose transporter Tret1-like: MSKKKSWISPFLKQSFVTAAVGFNIIGHGCSIGYPAILLPQLVDSHIQLDAEATSWIASVLGITQLFGSFITPPIMSRCGRKMAHFAVLMPMLVSWFIIIQATGFSDLLWGRILQGLSIGMLAPLRSVLVGEYSSPKYRGAFLTTVSLTQSFGIFFVHLVGSLLSWQQTALVCVFFSFGSLVMTIYSPESPSWLVSKGRYEESREVFRWLRGDDEEEELEEMIEARILFEREVIYQKSSKKGNRFHDVTEMVKKKEFYKPIILMMHAYVMVNFAGGTTMSTYSTIIIAMIMGPEVNAHFWMIFLDTQRLISNFLAVFVINKFKRRTMMFVTGGLSIFSQFAIAAYVYCKQNNMLPYDALWIPALLINLKFFTVATGMLPLPNVIGGEVFPLEYRNIGGSISLVSLSATFFLVLKTFPGMVEGIGLHGTYIVYGGILSFCMFVIWLLLPETKGKTLQQIEDEFRGRPLAPDEMEARMSLHSNPVEIYRRKMSRRCSSPVIPY, encoded by the exons ATGTCTAAAAAGAAAAGTTGGATTTCACCGTTTTTGAAGCAA aGCTTTGTGACAGCAGCTGTCGGTTTCAATATCATCGGTCATGGCTGCAGTATTGGATACCCAGCCATCCTTCTACCCCAGTTGGTTGACTCCCACATTCAGTTGGACGCTGAAGCCACCTCATGGATAG CATCCGTACTCGGCATCACGCAGCTATTTGGCAGCTTCATAACTCCTCCTATAATGAGTCGGTGTGGGCGTAAAATGGCTCACTTTGCTGTTCTCATGCCCATGCTTGTCAGCTGGTTCATAATCATCCAGGCAACCGGATTTTCG GATTTACTATGGGGCAGAATTCTTCAAGGTCTATCAATCGGCATGCTGGCACCACTGCGCTCAGTTCTTGTGGGAGAATACTCCAGTCCGAAATACAGAGGCGCCTTCCTCACAACAGTCTCTTTGACGCAATCCTTCGGGATATTTTTCGTACATTTGGTAGGATCGTTGCTAAGCTGGCAGCAGACAGCACTTGTCTGCGTGTTCTTCTCATTTGGAAGCTTGGTGATGACCATCTACTCGCCAGAGTCACCGAGCTGGCTAGTGTCCAAGGGACGGTATGAAGAGTCTAGAGAAGTCTTCCGATGGTTACGAGGAGATGACGAGGAAGAAGAACTTGAAGAAATGATCGAAGCAAGAATACTTTTTGAAAGAGAAGTCATCTACCAAAAATCTAGTAAAAAGGGAAATCGTTTTCATGATGTAACAGAAATGGTAAAGAAGAAAGAGTTTTACAAACCAATCATTCTGATGATGCATGCGTACGTCATGGTGAACTTTGCTGGTGGTACTACAATGTCTACTTACTCGACTATAATCATTGCTATGATCATGGGTCCAGAAGTTAATGCCCATTTCTGGATGATATTTCTGGACACACAAAGACTGATATCAAATTTCCTTGCTGTTTTTGTCATCAACAAGTTCAAGAGAAGAACTATGATGTTTGTGACTGGAGGACTATCGATATTCAGTCAGTTTGCTATAGCTGCTTACGTATATTGCAAACAGAATAATATGTTACCATATGATGCCCTATGGATTCCGGCTTTGCTGATCAATTTGAAGTTTTTCACAGTGGCTACCGGAATGCTTCCGCTACCAAACGTCATAGGAGGCGAAGTGTTCCCTCTGGAGTACAGGAATATAGGTGGAAGCATCAGTTTAGTGTCCCTATCAGCTACATTCTTTCTGGTTCTGAAAACTTTCCCAGGAATGGTAGAGGGAATTGGCCTTCATGGAACATATATAGTGTACGGTGGCATTCTGTCTTTCTGTATGTTTGTTATCTGGTTGTTATTGCCGGAGACTAAAGGGAAGACTCTTCAGCAGATTGAAGATGAGTTTCGTGGTAGACCGCTGGCTCCTGACGAGATGGAAGCGAGGATGTCTCTGCATTCCAATCCTGTTGAGATTTACAGGAGAAAAATGTCTCGGAGATGCAGCAGTCCTGTTATACCATATTGA